The proteins below come from a single Chryseobacterium sp. MA9 genomic window:
- a CDS encoding glycosyltransferase family 2 protein, with protein sequence MKDLVSIITPCYNSAEFIEETIQSVLNQTYENWEWLITDDLSKDDTVEIIRKYNDPRIKLQVLEKNGGAGNARNNSLERAQGRYIAFLDSDDYWYPEYLETMTNYMEEYNAELVYCNYSRCDEQLQPILKDFLADKVVTFSNLLKTCRLAPVSTMYDTKRAGKFLFPVKSKREDHVMWLNLLKVIPEGIPVKKTLAKYRMRENSVSRKKKNIIKDQYLVYKDFMGFSTLKSLYYTANWALNGFMKYSKIFN encoded by the coding sequence ATGAAAGATCTTGTCTCCATTATTACTCCCTGTTATAATTCTGCAGAATTTATCGAGGAAACCATACAGTCTGTTCTTAACCAAACCTACGAAAACTGGGAATGGCTGATTACTGATGACCTTTCCAAAGATGATACAGTTGAGATCATCAGAAAATACAATGATCCCAGAATAAAGTTGCAGGTACTGGAGAAAAATGGCGGAGCAGGAAATGCAAGAAACAATAGTCTGGAAAGGGCTCAGGGAAGATATATCGCTTTTCTGGATTCTGACGATTACTGGTATCCTGAATATCTGGAAACAATGACCAACTATATGGAGGAATATAATGCAGAGCTGGTCTACTGCAATTATTCCAGATGTGATGAACAGCTTCAGCCTATACTGAAAGATTTTCTGGCTGACAAAGTCGTTACATTCTCCAATCTTTTGAAAACATGCCGTCTGGCACCGGTTTCTACAATGTATGATACCAAAAGGGCTGGAAAGTTTTTATTCCCTGTAAAAAGTAAACGTGAAGATCATGTCATGTGGCTTAATCTTTTAAAAGTAATTCCTGAAGGGATTCCTGTAAAAAAGACACTGGCAAAATACAGAATGCGCGAAAACAGTGTCTCCAGAAAGAAAAAAAACATCATCAAAGATCAATATCTTGTTTATAAGGATTTCATGGGATTTTCAACATTAAAATCATTGTATTATACAGCTAACTGGGCGCTAAACGGATTCATGAAGTATTCGAAAATTTTCAATTAA
- a CDS encoding acyltransferase, whose amino-acid sequence MQDITKNNFDFIRVLLAFIVFVGHLGALSGSGELAVLTYSPVEVAVFSFFIVSGFLIARSYERSSSLKSYAKKRFNRIVPAYLLVVFLCAVLLSLVSTLPFSEYFGNTQVYKYLFWNSIFMNFKAPWLPGVFGNQAVNGALWTLKIEMCFYIAVPLMFLLFGKNNKYRNISLIVLYFLSLIYLNYFEMAGKAALSRQLPGSLCYFIGGMLIYFNFDKFIKHKNTLFIIAIITVWIDLIFKIKFFSPMMISIIVLYIAYSFKFLNNFGKYGDFTYGIYIFHFPIIRVFATLGLFANYNPYFMGLVCMLVVIGVGIASWHLYEKRFL is encoded by the coding sequence ATGCAGGATATTACGAAAAACAATTTTGATTTTATACGCGTTCTCCTTGCTTTCATAGTCTTTGTAGGACATCTGGGAGCTTTAAGCGGTTCTGGCGAACTGGCCGTTTTAACCTACAGTCCGGTAGAAGTAGCTGTTTTCTCGTTTTTCATTGTGAGTGGTTTTCTTATTGCAAGAAGCTATGAGAGGTCTTCCAGTCTAAAAAGTTATGCTAAAAAGAGATTCAACAGGATTGTTCCCGCTTACCTATTAGTTGTTTTCCTATGTGCTGTATTACTGAGCCTGGTGAGCACGCTTCCTTTTTCTGAATATTTCGGCAATACGCAGGTTTATAAATATTTATTCTGGAATTCAATTTTCATGAATTTTAAAGCGCCATGGCTTCCCGGCGTATTCGGAAATCAGGCTGTGAATGGTGCATTGTGGACCCTTAAGATAGAAATGTGTTTTTATATAGCTGTTCCGCTGATGTTTTTATTGTTTGGAAAAAATAATAAATACCGAAATATCAGTCTGATCGTGTTGTATTTCCTTTCTCTGATTTATCTTAATTATTTTGAAATGGCTGGAAAAGCGGCTCTTTCAAGGCAGCTACCGGGCTCCCTATGTTATTTCATTGGCGGAATGCTGATTTACTTTAATTTCGACAAATTTATCAAACATAAGAATACTTTATTCATCATTGCTATAATTACGGTCTGGATAGATCTTATTTTTAAAATAAAATTCTTCTCTCCGATGATGATCAGTATTATTGTGCTGTATATTGCTTACTCATTTAAATTTTTGAATAATTTCGGAAAGTACGGAGATTTCACTTATGGGATCTATATATTTCACTTCCCTATCATCAGGGTATTTGCAACATTGGGACTTTTTGCCAATTATAATCCTTATTTCATGGGATTGGTATGTATGTTGGTAGTTATAGGGGTAGGAATTGCTTCCTGGCATCTTTATGAAAAAAGATTTTTATAA
- a CDS encoding MotA/TolQ/ExbB proton channel family protein codes for MEMNVSKNDEQVVARKAGGLNPAVIIPILFIIGVCIYLFVLGSPGNFKDADKLGSGSVAFSSVEGKDIHPESFLGIIYKGGVIVPILITFMITVIVFSFERYFVLGKAAGKGNLDNFVVQVRSLLNQNKIDEAIEECDRQQGSVGNVVKEGLTTYKALSHDTTLNKEQKMVALNKAIEEATTLEMPMLEKNMMILSTLGTVATLVALLGTVIGMIKAFFALGSGGGTPDAAALSTGISEALINTALGIGTSAIAIILYNFFTSKIDGLTYKIDEISMSIQQSFAEFN; via the coding sequence ATGGAAATGAATGTTTCAAAAAATGATGAGCAAGTAGTTGCTAGAAAGGCAGGAGGTTTAAATCCAGCTGTTATTATTCCTATTCTATTTATTATAGGAGTATGTATTTATTTATTCGTTCTTGGTAGCCCAGGAAACTTTAAAGATGCAGATAAACTAGGAAGTGGGTCTGTAGCCTTTTCAAGTGTTGAAGGAAAAGACATTCACCCAGAATCGTTTTTAGGTATTATCTACAAAGGAGGGGTTATCGTACCAATCTTGATTACTTTCATGATTACTGTAATCGTTTTCTCTTTTGAAAGATATTTCGTTCTTGGTAAAGCAGCAGGAAAAGGAAACTTAGACAACTTCGTTGTACAAGTAAGAAGCTTACTTAACCAAAACAAAATTGACGAAGCTATCGAAGAGTGTGACAGACAACAAGGTTCTGTAGGTAACGTAGTAAAAGAAGGTCTTACTACTTACAAAGCACTTTCTCACGATACTACATTAAATAAAGAGCAGAAAATGGTAGCTCTTAACAAAGCTATCGAAGAAGCTACTACTCTTGAGATGCCAATGCTTGAGAAAAACATGATGATCCTTTCTACTTTAGGTACTGTTGCAACGTTAGTAGCACTACTTGGAACGGTAATCGGGATGATCAAGGCATTCTTCGCATTAGGTTCAGGAGGTGGTACTCCGGATGCTGCTGCTCTATCTACAGGTATCTCTGAAGCCTTGATCAACACAGCATTAGGTATTGGTACTTCAGCAATTGCTATTATCCTTTATAACTTCTTTACATCTAAAATTGACGGATTAACTTACAAGATCGACGAGATCTCTATGAGTATCCAACAATCTTTCGCTGAATTCAACTAA
- a CDS encoding biopolymer transporter ExbD → MAEVQVQEKGGKGGKVRSKKQSTRVDMTPMVDLGFLLITFFMFTTTFSKPNVMDLGLPAKPKDEKQKPPPTEIKLSNSISILLGKDNRVFWHQQDATSLNDQTLMETTLDREGIRKVIQQAKSRAADQTKFTVIIKPTDDAVYKNFVDILDEMAITKSEQYGVTDIKPWEKAIYEKKVGGAAAPAAATK, encoded by the coding sequence ATGGCAGAAGTACAAGTACAAGAAAAAGGCGGCAAGGGCGGCAAGGTCCGTTCCAAGAAGCAGAGTACCAGAGTCGATATGACTCCGATGGTGGACTTGGGTTTTCTATTGATTACCTTCTTTATGTTCACAACTACATTCAGTAAACCGAATGTTATGGATTTGGGTCTTCCGGCTAAACCGAAAGATGAAAAACAAAAACCACCTCCAACAGAAATTAAACTTTCTAACTCAATTTCTATTTTATTAGGAAAAGATAACAGAGTATTTTGGCACCAGCAGGATGCTACATCCTTGAATGACCAAACTCTTATGGAAACTACTCTTGATAGAGAAGGAATTAGAAAAGTAATTCAGCAGGCAAAATCTAGAGCTGCAGATCAAACGAAATTTACCGTGATCATTAAGCCAACTGACGATGCTGTATATAAGAACTTTGTTGATATTCTTGACGAAATGGCAATTACCAAAAGTGAGCAGTACGGTGTTACTGATATCAAGCCTTGGGAAAAAGCTATTTATGAGAAAAAAGTAGGAGGTGCTGCTGCACCAGCTGCTGCTACAAAGTAA
- the leuS gene encoding leucine--tRNA ligase: MFYDHQQIEKKWQKYWEENQTYKTSNNTDKPKFYVLDMFPYPSGAGLHVGHPLGYIASDIYARYKRHQGFNVLHPVGYDSFGLPAEQYAIQTGQHPAITTEQNINRYEEQLRKIGFSFDWSREVRTSDASYYKWTQWIFIQLYHSWYNKNTDKAESIDSLIQHFEEKGTEELNANQNDELNFTAEEWKSASDLDKEDILLNYRLAYRAETTVNWCPALGTVLANDEVKDGKSERGGFPVFQKKMMQWSMRISAYSERLLQGLNTLDWPQPLKDSQEYWIGKSQGAQVQFKVESHDETVEVFTTRPDTIFGATFMVLAPENPLVEAITTDAQKVEIDTYIEETSKKTERDRMSDVKNVSGAFTGSYAINPFSNEKMPIYISDYVLMGYGTGAVMAVPAHDERDHRFAKKFNLEIKKVVETEEDIQEKSFDSKDSVCVNSDFLNGLNYNDAKSKIISEIETKGIGHGTTNYRQRDAIFSRQRYWGEPVPIYYKDGMPYTLPASALPLELPEVEKYLPTEDGDPPLGNAKEFAWDEANQKVVATDLVDDKTIFPLELSTMPGWAGSSWYFLRYMDPQNDGEFCAKNLSDYWGQVDLYIGGSEHATGHLLYSRFWNMFLKDRGYINHDEPFQKLINQGMILGMSAYVYRIDGTNQYVSKNLAGNYQTQQIHVDVSLLKGTSDELDTEAFKAWRPDYANAEFILEDGKYITDREVEKMSKSKYNVVNPDDICEEYGADGLRLYEMFLGPLEQSKPWNTQGLSGVYGFLKKFWNLYFNGDVFEVSEEEPTKEEYKVLHTLIKKVVYDIENFSFNTSVSSFMIAVNELQKIKCNKRNILEPLAVIISPYAPHICEELWSLLGHNTSIEFEKFPVLNEDYLVEDEIQYPVSVNGKMKFKISLSAQLSAKEVEDLVISSDKMQQILEGKTPKKIIVVPHRIVNIVI; the protein is encoded by the coding sequence GTGTTTTACGATCATCAGCAGATAGAAAAAAAGTGGCAGAAATACTGGGAGGAAAATCAAACCTATAAAACCTCTAATAATACAGATAAACCCAAATTTTACGTACTCGATATGTTTCCGTATCCATCCGGAGCAGGTCTTCACGTAGGTCACCCGCTGGGATATATAGCATCGGATATCTATGCAAGATATAAGAGACATCAGGGATTTAATGTTCTTCACCCGGTAGGATATGACAGCTTTGGGCTTCCTGCTGAGCAGTATGCTATCCAGACAGGACAGCATCCGGCTATTACTACAGAACAGAATATCAACAGATACGAAGAACAGTTAAGAAAAATCGGATTTTCATTCGATTGGAGCAGAGAAGTAAGAACTTCAGATGCGTCTTATTATAAATGGACACAATGGATCTTTATCCAGCTGTACCACTCTTGGTATAATAAAAATACCGACAAGGCAGAATCTATTGATTCCCTGATTCAACATTTTGAAGAAAAAGGAACAGAAGAATTAAATGCCAATCAGAATGACGAATTAAATTTCACAGCAGAAGAATGGAAGAGTGCTTCCGATCTTGATAAAGAAGATATCCTGTTAAACTATCGTCTTGCTTACAGAGCAGAAACCACTGTAAACTGGTGCCCTGCATTAGGAACTGTATTGGCAAACGATGAAGTAAAAGACGGAAAATCTGAAAGAGGAGGGTTCCCTGTTTTCCAAAAGAAAATGATGCAGTGGAGTATGAGAATTTCTGCATACTCTGAAAGATTATTACAAGGATTGAATACTTTAGACTGGCCGCAGCCTTTGAAAGACTCCCAGGAATACTGGATCGGTAAGTCTCAGGGAGCACAGGTTCAGTTCAAGGTAGAAAGCCATGATGAAACCGTTGAGGTATTTACAACAAGACCTGATACTATATTTGGAGCAACTTTTATGGTATTGGCTCCGGAAAATCCTTTAGTAGAAGCAATCACTACTGATGCTCAAAAAGTAGAAATAGATACTTATATTGAAGAAACCTCCAAAAAAACGGAAAGAGACAGAATGTCTGACGTGAAAAACGTGAGTGGAGCTTTCACAGGAAGTTATGCAATCAATCCGTTCAGCAATGAAAAAATGCCGATCTATATTTCAGACTATGTGTTGATGGGATATGGAACAGGAGCGGTAATGGCTGTTCCGGCACATGATGAACGTGACCACAGATTTGCAAAGAAATTCAACCTGGAAATTAAAAAAGTTGTAGAGACAGAAGAAGACATTCAGGAAAAATCTTTTGATTCCAAAGATTCCGTTTGTGTAAATTCTGATTTCTTAAACGGATTGAATTATAATGATGCAAAGTCAAAAATAATTTCAGAGATCGAAACCAAAGGAATCGGTCATGGAACAACGAACTACAGACAGCGTGATGCAATTTTCTCAAGACAACGTTATTGGGGAGAACCTGTTCCTATATATTATAAGGATGGAATGCCTTACACGTTGCCAGCTTCTGCTTTACCATTGGAACTTCCTGAAGTTGAAAAATACTTACCTACAGAAGACGGAGATCCACCATTAGGGAATGCGAAAGAATTTGCCTGGGATGAAGCTAACCAAAAAGTAGTTGCTACAGATCTGGTTGATGATAAAACTATTTTCCCGTTAGAATTATCTACTATGCCAGGTTGGGCTGGAAGCTCATGGTATTTCCTTAGATATATGGATCCGCAAAATGACGGAGAATTCTGTGCAAAGAATCTTTCAGACTATTGGGGACAGGTAGATTTATATATTGGAGGCAGTGAGCACGCAACCGGTCACTTATTATATTCCCGTTTCTGGAACATGTTCTTAAAAGACAGAGGATATATCAATCATGATGAGCCATTCCAGAAATTGATCAACCAGGGGATGATCTTAGGAATGAGTGCATATGTATATAGAATTGACGGAACTAATCAATATGTTTCTAAAAATCTGGCAGGAAATTATCAGACTCAGCAGATCCACGTTGACGTATCCTTATTAAAAGGAACTTCTGACGAATTGGATACAGAAGCTTTCAAAGCATGGAGACCTGATTATGCTAATGCAGAATTTATTCTGGAAGATGGAAAATACATCACAGACCGTGAAGTAGAAAAAATGTCCAAGTCAAAATACAATGTAGTAAATCCTGATGATATCTGTGAAGAGTACGGAGCAGATGGATTAAGATTATACGAAATGTTCTTAGGCCCACTGGAACAATCCAAACCTTGGAATACTCAGGGATTAAGTGGAGTTTATGGTTTCCTTAAAAAATTCTGGAACCTGTACTTCAATGGAGATGTATTTGAAGTTTCAGAAGAAGAACCTACAAAAGAAGAATATAAAGTTTTACATACTTTAATAAAGAAGGTGGTATATGATATTGAGAACTTCTCATTTAATACATCTGTATCGTCCTTTATGATTGCTGTGAACGAGCTTCAGAAAATAAAATGCAACAAGCGCAATATTTTAGAGCCACTGGCCGTTATCATTTCTCCGTATGCTCCTCACATCTGTGAAGAACTATGGAGTTTGTTAGGACACAATACGTCTATTGAATTTGAAAAATTTCCGGTATTAAATGAAGATTATCTGGTTGAAGACGAAATTCAATATCCGGTAAGTGTAAATGGTAAAATGAAGTTCAAAATTTCACTTTCAGCTCAATTATCTGCCAAGGAAGTGGAAGATTTGGTGATTTCAAGTGATAAAATGCAACAGATTTTGGAGGGCAAAACCCCTAAAAAAATCATTGTAGTCCCTCACCGTATTGTGAATATCGTAATTTAA
- a CDS encoding biopolymer transporter ExbD: MARVKPKRHGVITDMTAMCDVAFLLLTFFILTTQFKKPDVEQIKPPSSISEKLLPDASLMTINATPDGKFYFQPVENASERLALLDKMGQKYGITFDNNQKAAFQKIQAIGVPMNQLKGYLDMPADEQKNYKSPTGIPMDSTNKQLIDWVKESLSVNPDYKLAIKGDVTTQYPKVKSLFEGLRDIDFLKFWLITSQEGKPNE, encoded by the coding sequence ATGGCGAGAGTCAAACCAAAAAGACATGGAGTAATTACGGACATGACTGCAATGTGTGACGTTGCGTTCCTACTCCTTACGTTCTTTATCTTGACCACTCAGTTTAAAAAACCTGACGTGGAGCAGATCAAACCGCCATCTTCAATTTCGGAAAAATTGCTTCCTGATGCTAGTTTAATGACTATCAACGCTACTCCGGACGGAAAATTCTATTTCCAACCAGTAGAAAATGCATCAGAAAGACTTGCACTTTTGGATAAAATGGGGCAAAAGTATGGGATTACTTTTGACAACAATCAAAAAGCAGCTTTCCAGAAAATTCAGGCAATTGGAGTTCCAATGAACCAACTTAAGGGGTATTTGGATATGCCTGCAGATGAGCAGAAAAATTATAAGAGTCCTACAGGTATTCCTATGGACAGTACAAATAAACAATTAATTGATTGGGTAAAAGAAAGTTTGAGCGTTAATCCTGACTACAAGTTAGCTATTAAAGGTGACGTTACAACTCAGTACCCTAAAGTTAAAAGTCTATTTGAGGGTTTAAGAGATATTGATTTTCTTAAATTTTGGTTGATTACATCACAAGAAGGTAAACCTAACGAATAA
- a CDS encoding DUF308 domain-containing protein, whose protein sequence is MMFNWLSLVTGLFYIVLGIVVIVYKFFFTILEPAVAYALGVVLVIYGIFRIYRAISRIKKSRNEE, encoded by the coding sequence ATGATGTTCAATTGGTTATCCCTGGTTACGGGATTGTTTTATATCGTTTTAGGAATTGTAGTGATTGTCTACAAATTCTTCTTTACTATTTTGGAACCTGCTGTTGCCTATGCACTAGGTGTAGTACTGGTTATTTATGGTATTTTCAGAATTTACAGAGCGATCTCAAGAATTAAAAAATCGAGAAATGAAGAATAG
- a CDS encoding deoxyuridine 5'-triphosphate nucleotidohydrolase: MEYSKEFKAALSAFSGTEKDKLIFRLLRKDKLLSKKLYFELIDPETTDDKRNAMEEIVAEKVLLASKYTGNAPYFLTIIRKISAEVTEHIKITTDKFGEVSLNLLLINKILENNSDLSRQRFDNVYKLYIYIINKVFKSLTLIKKLDEDYWMEIDEYLRDTQKKISENHYLQKLCVNNGLDTSWLECDRVPENIDQIMKEMKSQGYLR, from the coding sequence ATGGAGTATTCAAAAGAGTTCAAAGCCGCTCTGAGCGCTTTTTCCGGTACCGAGAAAGACAAACTTATTTTCAGGCTTCTGAGAAAGGATAAATTATTGTCTAAAAAGCTGTATTTCGAGCTTATTGATCCGGAAACCACGGATGATAAAAGAAATGCAATGGAGGAAATTGTAGCAGAAAAGGTTCTTTTAGCTTCAAAATACACCGGAAATGCTCCCTATTTCCTGACTATCATCCGAAAGATAAGCGCAGAAGTCACTGAACATATCAAAATTACTACAGATAAATTCGGGGAAGTTTCACTGAATCTTCTTCTTATCAATAAAATTCTGGAAAACAACAGTGACCTCAGCAGACAGAGGTTTGACAATGTTTACAAACTCTATATTTACATCATCAATAAAGTATTCAAGTCTTTGACTCTTATTAAAAAACTGGATGAGGATTACTGGATGGAAATTGATGAGTATCTGCGGGACACTCAAAAGAAGATCTCAGAAAATCATTATCTTCAAAAACTCTGTGTCAACAACGGTCTTGATACCAGCTGGCTGGAATGCGACAGGGTTCCTGAAAACATAGATCAGATTATGAAAGAAATGAAAAGTCAGGGATATTTACGATAA
- a CDS encoding lipocalin family protein — translation MKKLALLFAGLSLFAATGCSDDNDTVLEAPLVGTWQPLKEVVTTVEVGEDPVSNTITYTDCQKQTRWWFSVDSKGGKTNWGDTATPGQCAILSDIKFNYTYNKEGKDVQMKIQGIVEPQNAKVITLDATTLNLAVREETQDPTIFQTRTYTFKRVTQ, via the coding sequence ATGAAGAAATTAGCATTACTATTTGCAGGTTTGTCTTTGTTTGCAGCTACAGGATGTAGTGATGACAATGATACTGTTCTGGAAGCTCCTCTAGTTGGGACATGGCAACCGTTAAAAGAAGTAGTTACCACTGTTGAGGTTGGTGAAGACCCGGTTTCTAACACGATTACTTATACTGACTGTCAGAAGCAGACCAGATGGTGGTTCAGCGTTGACTCCAAAGGAGGGAAAACGAACTGGGGAGATACTGCTACACCTGGTCAGTGTGCTATTCTTTCTGATATAAAATTCAATTATACCTATAATAAGGAAGGAAAAGACGTTCAGATGAAAATTCAGGGGATAGTAGAGCCGCAAAATGCAAAGGTTATTACTTTGGATGCTACAACGCTCAATCTTGCTGTAAGAGAGGAAACTCAGGATCCTACTATATTCCAGACAAGAACATATACCTTCAAAAGAGTTACTCAATAA
- a CDS encoding energy transducer TonB produces the protein MADENVYGQNLTLDEIVFENRNKEYGAYDIRHQYPRLLTKSFIIGTALFLLAALSPFIYLTIKNLTAPPKQEVKADLVDIIEEDPIIEQPKEEEPPPPPPPPKEEEKIEVIQNVVPEPVKAPKIETPPPPISKQLETTTGLNNQEGVKAPAYTPPPPPPSTGTKASTAEVKANNPNEIYKDVDQSAEYPGGMGALRKFLGDNFDTSLMEGGEGTLKAKLKFVVEKDGTVSAVTIEEKSPNGDFNSEAVRVVKKLKKWTPAKRNGESVRSYYSVPFTMNFE, from the coding sequence ATGGCAGATGAAAATGTATACGGTCAGAATCTTACTCTAGACGAAATCGTATTTGAAAATAGAAACAAGGAATATGGTGCCTACGATATTAGACATCAGTATCCGAGACTTTTAACAAAGTCTTTTATCATCGGAACAGCATTATTCCTTTTGGCAGCTTTGTCTCCGTTCATCTATCTTACGATTAAAAATCTTACAGCTCCGCCTAAACAAGAAGTAAAGGCAGATCTAGTAGATATTATCGAAGAAGATCCGATTATTGAGCAGCCTAAGGAAGAAGAACCACCTCCGCCACCTCCACCTCCAAAAGAAGAGGAGAAAATTGAAGTGATTCAGAACGTAGTTCCTGAGCCTGTAAAAGCTCCGAAAATTGAAACTCCACCACCACCGATTTCTAAGCAGTTGGAAACTACAACTGGTTTGAATAATCAGGAGGGGGTAAAAGCTCCGGCTTATACGCCACCACCGCCACCACCATCTACAGGTACTAAAGCTAGTACAGCAGAGGTGAAAGCAAATAATCCTAACGAGATCTACAAAGATGTTGACCAGTCTGCAGAATATCCTGGAGGTATGGGAGCATTAAGAAAGTTCTTGGGAGATAACTTTGATACTTCTCTAATGGAAGGAGGCGAAGGAACGCTTAAAGCTAAGCTGAAGTTCGTTGTAGAAAAAGACGGAACTGTTTCTGCAGTTACTATTGAAGAGAAATCTCCAAATGGTGACTTTAACAGTGAAGCTGTACGTGTAGTTAAGAAACTTAAAAAATGGACTCCTGCGAAGAGAAACGGGGAGAGCGTTAGATCTTATTATAGTGTACCATTTACTATGAACTTTGAATAA
- a CDS encoding PstS family phosphate ABC transporter substrate-binding protein — MKNSFKLAVIFVLSIMLASCKKEKNAPSYHKGDLTIFTDESFQSVTEALADGYMINYPETHIKVETKKEDLGLLDLLKGSAKVVVMSRNLTPEEIKTYEERTDLKFLPAKFAADAVVFVVPKDSPKENISMEEINSGLMSDKKDFIFDGTNSSNLNFVAEKLKKQPKDLQFSIIPGNQKIIEELGKYPDKIGVVGLNTFSRPYDKTSEKLREMVKILPIVEKGKLYNADFEGLRTMEYPFTRVLYFLINEGNFNIANGFIRFSCTHLGQKIVQKEGLQPYNIYKREVQMR, encoded by the coding sequence ATGAAGAATAGTTTTAAGCTTGCAGTAATTTTTGTTTTAAGCATAATGCTTGCAAGTTGCAAAAAGGAGAAAAATGCTCCTTCTTATCACAAAGGTGATCTTACAATTTTTACTGACGAGTCTTTTCAAAGTGTCACAGAAGCATTGGCTGACGGCTATATGATCAATTACCCTGAAACTCACATCAAAGTAGAAACCAAAAAAGAAGATTTGGGACTTCTCGATCTTCTGAAGGGAAGTGCTAAAGTGGTGGTGATGTCCAGAAATCTTACTCCTGAAGAAATAAAAACATACGAAGAAAGAACAGATTTAAAATTTCTTCCTGCTAAATTTGCTGCAGACGCTGTAGTTTTTGTAGTTCCTAAAGATTCTCCGAAAGAAAATATTTCAATGGAGGAAATCAATAGTGGGCTGATGTCTGATAAAAAGGACTTCATTTTCGATGGAACCAACTCAAGTAATCTGAATTTTGTAGCTGAAAAATTAAAAAAACAGCCAAAGGACCTTCAATTTTCCATTATTCCGGGAAATCAGAAGATCATAGAGGAATTAGGGAAATATCCTGATAAAATAGGGGTTGTAGGGCTTAATACTTTTAGCCGTCCTTATGATAAAACTTCTGAGAAACTAAGAGAAATGGTTAAAATTCTCCCTATTGTAGAAAAAGGGAAGCTTTACAATGCAGATTTTGAAGGGCTTCGAACAATGGAATATCCATTTACAAGAGTTCTTTATTTCTTGATTAATGAAGGTAATTTTAATATTGCCAATGGATTTATAAGATTTTCGTGCACCCATTTAGGGCAAAAAATTGTGCAGAAAGAAGGTCTGCAGCCTTATAACATTTATAAGAGAGAAGTTCAGATGCGTTAA